The DNA region ACGGCGCTCGCGGCGAGCGTGGCGCGGGCGGCGCGCACGGTCGCGAGGGCGACGGTCAGCTCGCCCTGCACGGCGCCGAAGTCGGGGAACGCGGCGATGGCGTGGTCGATGGCGGTCTGCGCGTCGGTCAGGAGGCCGGCGAGCTTGGCGTCATCGACCTTGGCGGCCAGGTCGGCAACGGTGTACGGGATGCCGGCGAAGAGCGAGGTGTCGGTCTCCGCGTCCGTCACGAACGACTGGACGAGGTGGAGGTTGGAGTTCGTGGCGCGCTCGTCGGCCCAGCTGCCCATGTCCTGACTGCGGTGGTAGGCGCGCGACTGCTGACCGAGCTGCTCGTACGTGGCGCCGTAGACCTGGTCGTAGCCGCCGGTCGGGATCGAGAGGGTCGTCTCCAGCTCGAAGTCGGCCTGGCCGGAGCCGCGGCCGCTCGGCAGGTAGAACTTGGCGGCCTGCCACGGCTCGAGGCCCAGCTCGAAGTGCTCGGGGTAGGCGTTCGGGTCGGCGGCGAGGGCGAACGCCTGCTCGGCCGCGTAGGCCATGGCGCGGTGGTTGCCGTGCTGGCCGAAGACGTTCTGGAAGTTCGTGAAGATGACGTCAGGGCGGCTCTGGCGGATGGCGCGCACGAGCTTCTCCATCATGACGTCCTCGCCCCAGATCTCGAGGGTCTCGACGGCGGACTTGGAGAAGCGGAAGTCGAAGATGGGGTCGGCGAAGCTCTCGCTGAGGAAGAACAGCTCGACGTTGAACGCCGCGCTGGCCTGTTCCATCTCGCGGCTGCGCAGCACGCCGAGGGCCTGGCGGTACTCGGTGCCGATGGAGTTCTGGCCACCCTCGCCGCGGTTGGCGGTGACGGTGATGCTACGCACGCCGAGGCCCTTGGAGAGGAGCGCGATCTGGCTGGAGCGCTCGTCGTCGGGGTGGGCGCCGACGGTCATGAAGCTGG from Trueperaceae bacterium includes:
- a CDS encoding PIG-L family deacetylase yields the protein MQAKPNNLLRAVVVSLMALLVAFASAQSRTDARVLEQEAQIGILDLYEALTPLKSVASFMTVGAHPDDERSSQIALLSKGLGVRSITVTANRGEGGQNSIGTEYRQALGVLRSREMEQASAAFNVELFFLSESFADPIFDFRFSKSAVETLEIWGEDVMMEKLVRAIRQSRPDVIFTNFQNVFGQHGNHRAMAYAAEQAFALAADPNAYPEHFELGLEPWQAAKFYLPSGRGSGQADFELETTLSIPTGGYDQVYGATYEQLGQQSRAYHRSQDMGSWADERATNSNLHLVQSFVTDAETDTSLFAGIPYTVADLAAKVDDAKLAGLLTDAQTAIDHAIAAFPDFGAVQGELTVALATVRAARATLAASAVDAATASDIDFRLAQKELELQVASRRALSLVTRVVAANPELTRGGTTEVTVSAYLGGTVNADNVTFAVVAPEGWTVEPKEAVEPASLTNGQTAKQTFVVTVPADAP